A region of Larimichthys crocea isolate SSNF chromosome X, L_crocea_2.0, whole genome shotgun sequence DNA encodes the following proteins:
- the rab11fip4b gene encoding rab11 family-interacting protein 4B isoform X2: MKGYVRMLKKKSGAQFITGPYETAKSFYQGGEEEPGCPVTMCTRAYPDPVPECQLFPGEVEEQEEEVADDGRERESDRDSAVESTQGSDTSDGLISRPDLFFPGEKCGQTSISVTSDLSTRSSASLNEEQFEDYGEGEEPDYTPSSPCPDDETRTNGYSDLGSSVPSSAGQTPRKVRQHYTGELMDVYCSQCSKKVNLLNDLEARLKNLKPNSPNRKISSTAFGRQLLHNSNLSSSNGSTEDLFRDSIDSCDIDINEKVSSLEKKVAELENEILINGDLKSRLKQENTQLVHRVNELEEQLKDQETRAEQILQDELRRHREAYSKMERDKNTQIELLSNRVKQLEEENGDIAANMGRLKSQTEKLDEEKQRMTDKLEDTSLRLKDEMDLYRKMMDKLRQNRQQYQKEKDAMQELIEDLRRELEHLQLFKLETERPGRSRSSSSGLADFNNRTREVELEHEVKRLKQENQKLREQNDELNGQILSLSLYEAKNLFATQTKAQSLAAEIDNASRDQLMEALKEQEEINLRLRQYMDKIILSILDHNPSILEIKN, from the exons GGTGGTGAGGAGGAGCCGGGTTGTCCGGTCACCATGTGCACGCGGGCCTATCCTGACCCCGTCCCCGAGTGCCAGCTGTTCCCGGGAGAGGTGGAAGagcaagaggaagaggtggCAGACGACGGCAGGGAGAGGgaatcagacagagacagcGCTGTGGAAAGCACCCAAGGGTCGGACACCTCCGACGGCCTCATTAGTCGACCAGATCTGTTTTTCCCCGGAGAGAA GTGTGGTCAGACCAGCATCTCAGTGACTTCTGACCTATCGACACGTTCTTCAGCTTCTCTGAACGAGGAGCAGTTTGAGGACTACGGAGAAGGGGAGGAACCGGACTACACTCCCAGCAGCCCCTGCCCGGACGACGAAACTCGTACCAACGGATACTCAGACCTCGGCTCATCTGTTCCCTCGag tgcaggCCAGACTCCTCGTAAGGTGCGTCAGCATTACACCGGTGAACTGATGGATGTCTACTGTTCTCAGTGCAGCAAGAAGGTCAACCTGCTGAACGACCTGGAGGCTCGCCTCAAAAACCTCAAGCCCAACAG cccCAACAGGAAAATCTCCAGCACTGCTTTTGGAAG gCAGCTGCTTCACAACAGCAACTTGAGCAGCAGCAACGGCAGCACAGAAGACCTTTTCAGAGACAGCATCGACTCCTGCGACATCGACATCAATGAGAag GTGAGCTCTCTGGAGAAGAAGGTGGCAGAACTGGAGAATGAGATTCTGATCAACGGTGATCTCAAGTCCAGGCTGAAGCAGGAGAACACACAACTGGTGCACAG GGTCAATGAactggaggagcagctgaaagACCAGGAGACGCGAGCAGAACAAATTCTGCAGGACGAGCTGAGACGACACCGAGAGGCCTACAgcaagatggagagagacaagAACACACAGATAGAGCTGCTGAGCAACCG cgttaaacagctggaggaggagaacggTGACATCGCTGCCAACATGGGTCGACTCaaatcacagacagagaaactgGACGAG GAGAAACAAAGGATGACAGACAAGCTGGAGGACACGAGTTTGCGCCTGAAGGATGAGATGGACCTGTACAGGAAGATGATGGACAAActgagacagaacagacagcagTACCAGAAAGAAAAGGACGCCATGCAGGAG CTGATAGAGGACCTGCGTCGAGAGCTGGAGCATTTGCAGCTCTTCAAGCTGGAGACGGAGAGGCCCGGTCGCAGCCGCAGCTCCTCCTCCGGGCTGGCCGACTTCAACAACAGGACCagggaggtggagctggagcacGAGGTCAAGAGGCTCAAGCAG GAGAACCAGAAGCTGAGGGAGCAGAACGACGAGCTCAACGGTCAGATCCTCAGCCTCAGCCTGTACGAAGCCAAGAACCTGTTCGCCACGCAGACCAAGGCCCAGTCTCTCGCTGCCGAGATAGACAACGCCTCCAGAGACCAG TTAATGGAAGCActgaaggagcaggaggaaatcAACCTACGCCTGCGACAGTACATGGACAAAATCATCCTGTCCATCCTGGACCACAACCCCTCCATCCTGGAGATCAAGAACTAG
- the rab11fip4b gene encoding rab11 family-interacting protein 4B isoform X1, which produces MTSVDVGLAGGNRGTAADHGLPSLVNGGGEEEPGCPVTMCTRAYPDPVPECQLFPGEVEEQEEEVADDGRERESDRDSAVESTQGSDTSDGLISRPDLFFPGEKCGQTSISVTSDLSTRSSASLNEEQFEDYGEGEEPDYTPSSPCPDDETRTNGYSDLGSSVPSSAGQTPRKVRQHYTGELMDVYCSQCSKKVNLLNDLEARLKNLKPNSPNRKISSTAFGRQLLHNSNLSSSNGSTEDLFRDSIDSCDIDINEKVSSLEKKVAELENEILINGDLKSRLKQENTQLVHRVNELEEQLKDQETRAEQILQDELRRHREAYSKMERDKNTQIELLSNRVKQLEEENGDIAANMGRLKSQTEKLDEEKQRMTDKLEDTSLRLKDEMDLYRKMMDKLRQNRQQYQKEKDAMQELIEDLRRELEHLQLFKLETERPGRSRSSSSGLADFNNRTREVELEHEVKRLKQRFASQDFLPPEFQHLVLSGARLCPGLMENQKLREQNDELNGQILSLSLYEAKNLFATQTKAQSLAAEIDNASRDQLMEALKEQEEINLRLRQYMDKIILSILDHNPSILEIKN; this is translated from the exons ATGACTTCAGTGGATGTGGGTTTGGCTGGTGGAAACAGGGGGACCGCTGCTGACCATGGACTCCCCTCACTAGTAAACGGG GGTGGTGAGGAGGAGCCGGGTTGTCCGGTCACCATGTGCACGCGGGCCTATCCTGACCCCGTCCCCGAGTGCCAGCTGTTCCCGGGAGAGGTGGAAGagcaagaggaagaggtggCAGACGACGGCAGGGAGAGGgaatcagacagagacagcGCTGTGGAAAGCACCCAAGGGTCGGACACCTCCGACGGCCTCATTAGTCGACCAGATCTGTTTTTCCCCGGAGAGAA GTGTGGTCAGACCAGCATCTCAGTGACTTCTGACCTATCGACACGTTCTTCAGCTTCTCTGAACGAGGAGCAGTTTGAGGACTACGGAGAAGGGGAGGAACCGGACTACACTCCCAGCAGCCCCTGCCCGGACGACGAAACTCGTACCAACGGATACTCAGACCTCGGCTCATCTGTTCCCTCGag tgcaggCCAGACTCCTCGTAAGGTGCGTCAGCATTACACCGGTGAACTGATGGATGTCTACTGTTCTCAGTGCAGCAAGAAGGTCAACCTGCTGAACGACCTGGAGGCTCGCCTCAAAAACCTCAAGCCCAACAG cccCAACAGGAAAATCTCCAGCACTGCTTTTGGAAG gCAGCTGCTTCACAACAGCAACTTGAGCAGCAGCAACGGCAGCACAGAAGACCTTTTCAGAGACAGCATCGACTCCTGCGACATCGACATCAATGAGAag GTGAGCTCTCTGGAGAAGAAGGTGGCAGAACTGGAGAATGAGATTCTGATCAACGGTGATCTCAAGTCCAGGCTGAAGCAGGAGAACACACAACTGGTGCACAG GGTCAATGAactggaggagcagctgaaagACCAGGAGACGCGAGCAGAACAAATTCTGCAGGACGAGCTGAGACGACACCGAGAGGCCTACAgcaagatggagagagacaagAACACACAGATAGAGCTGCTGAGCAACCG cgttaaacagctggaggaggagaacggTGACATCGCTGCCAACATGGGTCGACTCaaatcacagacagagaaactgGACGAG GAGAAACAAAGGATGACAGACAAGCTGGAGGACACGAGTTTGCGCCTGAAGGATGAGATGGACCTGTACAGGAAGATGATGGACAAActgagacagaacagacagcagTACCAGAAAGAAAAGGACGCCATGCAGGAG CTGATAGAGGACCTGCGTCGAGAGCTGGAGCATTTGCAGCTCTTCAAGCTGGAGACGGAGAGGCCCGGTCGCAGCCGCAGCTCCTCCTCCGGGCTGGCCGACTTCAACAACAGGACCagggaggtggagctggagcacGAGGTCAAGAGGCTCAAGCAG cgaTTTGCGTCCCAGGACTTTCTTCCCCCTGAATTCCAGCACCTGGTGTTATCCGGGGCTCGGCTCTGTCCCGGTCTGATG GAGAACCAGAAGCTGAGGGAGCAGAACGACGAGCTCAACGGTCAGATCCTCAGCCTCAGCCTGTACGAAGCCAAGAACCTGTTCGCCACGCAGACCAAGGCCCAGTCTCTCGCTGCCGAGATAGACAACGCCTCCAGAGACCAG TTAATGGAAGCActgaaggagcaggaggaaatcAACCTACGCCTGCGACAGTACATGGACAAAATCATCCTGTCCATCCTGGACCACAACCCCTCCATCCTGGAGATCAAGAACTAG
- the rab11fip4b gene encoding rab11 family-interacting protein 4B isoform X3, with amino-acid sequence MKGYVRMLKKKSGAQFITGPYETAKSFYQGGEEEPGCPVTMCTRAYPDPVPECQLFPGEVEEQEEEVADDGRERESDRDSAVESTQGSDTSDGLISRPDLFFPGEKCGQTSISVTSDLSTRSSASLNEEQFEDYGEGEEPDYTPSSPCPDDETRTNGYSDLGSSVPSSAGQTPRKVRQHYTGELMDVYCSQCSKKVNLLNDLEARLKNLKPNSPNRKISSTAFGRQLLHNSNLSSSNGSTEDLFRDSIDSCDIDINEKVSSLEKKVAELENEILINGDLKSRLKQENTQLVHRVNELEEQLKDQETRAEQILQDELRRHREAYSKMERDKNTQIELLSNRVKQLEEENGDIAANMGRLKSQTEKLDEEKQRMTDKLEDTSLRLKDEMDLYRKMMDKLRQNRQQYQKEKDAMQELIEDLRRELEHLQLFKLETERPGRSRSSSSGLADFNNRTREVELEHEVKRLKQRAGSNMAPVCTTQDFIRGRSQ; translated from the exons GGTGGTGAGGAGGAGCCGGGTTGTCCGGTCACCATGTGCACGCGGGCCTATCCTGACCCCGTCCCCGAGTGCCAGCTGTTCCCGGGAGAGGTGGAAGagcaagaggaagaggtggCAGACGACGGCAGGGAGAGGgaatcagacagagacagcGCTGTGGAAAGCACCCAAGGGTCGGACACCTCCGACGGCCTCATTAGTCGACCAGATCTGTTTTTCCCCGGAGAGAA GTGTGGTCAGACCAGCATCTCAGTGACTTCTGACCTATCGACACGTTCTTCAGCTTCTCTGAACGAGGAGCAGTTTGAGGACTACGGAGAAGGGGAGGAACCGGACTACACTCCCAGCAGCCCCTGCCCGGACGACGAAACTCGTACCAACGGATACTCAGACCTCGGCTCATCTGTTCCCTCGag tgcaggCCAGACTCCTCGTAAGGTGCGTCAGCATTACACCGGTGAACTGATGGATGTCTACTGTTCTCAGTGCAGCAAGAAGGTCAACCTGCTGAACGACCTGGAGGCTCGCCTCAAAAACCTCAAGCCCAACAG cccCAACAGGAAAATCTCCAGCACTGCTTTTGGAAG gCAGCTGCTTCACAACAGCAACTTGAGCAGCAGCAACGGCAGCACAGAAGACCTTTTCAGAGACAGCATCGACTCCTGCGACATCGACATCAATGAGAag GTGAGCTCTCTGGAGAAGAAGGTGGCAGAACTGGAGAATGAGATTCTGATCAACGGTGATCTCAAGTCCAGGCTGAAGCAGGAGAACACACAACTGGTGCACAG GGTCAATGAactggaggagcagctgaaagACCAGGAGACGCGAGCAGAACAAATTCTGCAGGACGAGCTGAGACGACACCGAGAGGCCTACAgcaagatggagagagacaagAACACACAGATAGAGCTGCTGAGCAACCG cgttaaacagctggaggaggagaacggTGACATCGCTGCCAACATGGGTCGACTCaaatcacagacagagaaactgGACGAG GAGAAACAAAGGATGACAGACAAGCTGGAGGACACGAGTTTGCGCCTGAAGGATGAGATGGACCTGTACAGGAAGATGATGGACAAActgagacagaacagacagcagTACCAGAAAGAAAAGGACGCCATGCAGGAG CTGATAGAGGACCTGCGTCGAGAGCTGGAGCATTTGCAGCTCTTCAAGCTGGAGACGGAGAGGCCCGGTCGCAGCCGCAGCTCCTCCTCCGGGCTGGCCGACTTCAACAACAGGACCagggaggtggagctggagcacGAGGTCAAGAGGCTCAAGCAG AGAGCAGGGAGCAACATGGCGCCTGTTTGCACAACACAAGACTTCATCAGAGGGAGATCacagtga